A section of the Triticum dicoccoides isolate Atlit2015 ecotype Zavitan chromosome 7A, WEW_v2.0, whole genome shotgun sequence genome encodes:
- the LOC119330576 gene encoding beta-1,6-galactosyltransferase GALT31A-like isoform X1, whose amino-acid sequence MAASRPHHRAPPGRVPTRCVAALCAACFLLGVCVVNRYWAVPEPPDCRSKANSGRSRAMLSQAQTREVVIALDRTISDIEMRLAAARAAQMRSQGVSPSDSAADQGNMRPRLLFVMGIMTTFNNRRRRDSIRKTWMPEGEGLRRLEKDKGIVMRFVIGRSANPGPDSEVERAMDAEDKEYNDILRLNHVEGQDGLPLKIQMFLSTALSTWDADFYVKVDDDVHVNIGMPTQNPLLLVNVSPVFSCTEVFSLNTGITRSILARHRSKPRVYIGCMKSGPVIANNESKYYEPDHWKFGTAGNNYFRHATRQLYAITRDLATYVSANKHILHKYTNEDVSFGSWLIGLDVEHVDERSLCCGIPPDCEWKAQAGNPCGASFDWNCSGVCNPAERMEEVHRRCWEHREAALPQAQES is encoded by the exons ATGGCCGCGTCCAGGCCGCACCACCGGGCGCCGCCGGGGCGCGTGCCCACGAGGTGCGTCGCCGCGCTCTGCGCCGCCTGCTTCCTCCTCGGCGTCTGCGTCGTCAACCG CTACTGGGCGGTCCCCGAGCCACCCGACTGCCGAAGCAAG GCGAATTCTGGCCGTTCGAGGGCCATGCTGAGCCAAGCACAAACCCGCGAAGTCGTCAT CGCGTTGGACAGAACGATATCGGACATCGAGATGCGCCTGGCTGCCGCTAGAGCTGCGCAGATGAGGAGCCAAGGCGTGTCGCCGAGTGATTCAGCCGCTGACCAGGGAAACATGCGACCTAGATTGCTTTTCGTCATGGGTATCATGACCACGTTCAATAATCGGAGGCGCAGAGACTCTATCAGGAAGACGTGGATGCCAGAAG GTGAGGGTTTGCGAAGGCTGGAGAAGGACAAGGGCATTGTCATGCGTTTTGTTATTGGACGAAG TGCAAACCCTGGTCCTGACAGTGAAGTGGAGCGTGCCATGGATGCAGAAGATAAAGAATACAATGATATTCTTAGACTT AATCACGTTGAAGGCCAGGATGGGCTTCCTTTGAAGATTCAGATGTTTCTTTCAACTGCTCTGTCCACGTGGGATGCTGATTTCTATGTCAAAGTTGACGATGATGTTCATGTCAACATCGGTATGCCTACACAGAACCCTTTGTTGCTGGTAAATGTTTCGCCGGTATTCTCATGCACTGAGGTTTTCTCTCTTAACACAGGTATTACCAGATCGATTTTGGCACGGCATAGGTCAAAACCTCGGGTGTACATCGGCTGCATGAAATCCGGACCTGTGATTGCTAACAA TGAATCTAAATATTACGAACCAGATCATTGGAAGTTTGGGACTGCGGGTAACAACTACTTTAGGCACGCAACACGGCAGCTGTATGCTATAACAAGGGACTTGGCGACCTACGTATCAGCAAACAA GCATATCTTGCACAAATATACAAATGAAGATGTATCATTTGGTTCTTGGTTGATTGGGTTGGATGTTGAGCATGTTGATGAGAGAAGCCTTTGTTGTGGTATTCCTCCAG ACTGCGAATGGAAGGCGCAGGCTGGGAACCCATGTGGGGCATCCTTCGACTGGAACTGCTCCGGCGTCTGCAATCCAGCAGAGAGAATGGAGGAGGTGCACCGGCGATGCTGGGAACATCGCGAGGCTGCTCTGCCACAAGCGCAGGAGTCTTGA
- the LOC119330576 gene encoding beta-1,6-galactosyltransferase GALT31A-like isoform X3, translated as MAASRPHHRAPPGRVPTRCVAALCAACFLLGVCVVNRYWAVPEPPDCRSKANSGRSRAMLSQAQTREVVIALDRTISDIEMRLAAARAAQMRSQGVSPSDSAADQGNMRPRLLFVMGIMTTFNNRRRRDSIRKTWMPEGEGLRRLEKDKGIVMRFVIGRSANPGPDSEVERAMDAEDKEYNDILRLNHVEGQDGLPLKIQMFLSTALSTWDADFYVKVDDDVHVNIGITRSILARHRSKPRVYIGCMKSGPVIANNESKYYEPDHWKFGTAGNNYFRHATRQLYAITRDLATYVSANKHILHKYTNEDVSFGSWLIGLDVEHVDERSLCCGIPPDCEWKAQAGNPCGASFDWNCSGVCNPAERMEEVHRRCWEHREAALPQAQES; from the exons ATGGCCGCGTCCAGGCCGCACCACCGGGCGCCGCCGGGGCGCGTGCCCACGAGGTGCGTCGCCGCGCTCTGCGCCGCCTGCTTCCTCCTCGGCGTCTGCGTCGTCAACCG CTACTGGGCGGTCCCCGAGCCACCCGACTGCCGAAGCAAG GCGAATTCTGGCCGTTCGAGGGCCATGCTGAGCCAAGCACAAACCCGCGAAGTCGTCAT CGCGTTGGACAGAACGATATCGGACATCGAGATGCGCCTGGCTGCCGCTAGAGCTGCGCAGATGAGGAGCCAAGGCGTGTCGCCGAGTGATTCAGCCGCTGACCAGGGAAACATGCGACCTAGATTGCTTTTCGTCATGGGTATCATGACCACGTTCAATAATCGGAGGCGCAGAGACTCTATCAGGAAGACGTGGATGCCAGAAG GTGAGGGTTTGCGAAGGCTGGAGAAGGACAAGGGCATTGTCATGCGTTTTGTTATTGGACGAAG TGCAAACCCTGGTCCTGACAGTGAAGTGGAGCGTGCCATGGATGCAGAAGATAAAGAATACAATGATATTCTTAGACTT AATCACGTTGAAGGCCAGGATGGGCTTCCTTTGAAGATTCAGATGTTTCTTTCAACTGCTCTGTCCACGTGGGATGCTGATTTCTATGTCAAAGTTGACGATGATGTTCATGTCAACATCG GTATTACCAGATCGATTTTGGCACGGCATAGGTCAAAACCTCGGGTGTACATCGGCTGCATGAAATCCGGACCTGTGATTGCTAACAA TGAATCTAAATATTACGAACCAGATCATTGGAAGTTTGGGACTGCGGGTAACAACTACTTTAGGCACGCAACACGGCAGCTGTATGCTATAACAAGGGACTTGGCGACCTACGTATCAGCAAACAA GCATATCTTGCACAAATATACAAATGAAGATGTATCATTTGGTTCTTGGTTGATTGGGTTGGATGTTGAGCATGTTGATGAGAGAAGCCTTTGTTGTGGTATTCCTCCAG ACTGCGAATGGAAGGCGCAGGCTGGGAACCCATGTGGGGCATCCTTCGACTGGAACTGCTCCGGCGTCTGCAATCCAGCAGAGAGAATGGAGGAGGTGCACCGGCGATGCTGGGAACATCGCGAGGCTGCTCTGCCACAAGCGCAGGAGTCTTGA
- the LOC119330576 gene encoding beta-1,6-galactosyltransferase GALT31A-like isoform X2, translated as MAASRPHHRAPPGRVPTRCVAALCAACFLLGVCVVNRYWAVPEPPDCRSKANSGRSRAMLSQAQTREVVIALDRTISDIEMRLAAARAAQMRSQGVSPSDSAADQGNMRPRLLFVMGIMTTFNNRRRRDSIRKTWMPEGRACEGLRRLEKDKGIVMRFVIGRSANPGPDSEVERAMDAEDKEYNDILRLNHVEGQDGLPLKIQMFLSTALSTWDADFYVKVDDDVHVNIGITRSILARHRSKPRVYIGCMKSGPVIANNESKYYEPDHWKFGTAGNNYFRHATRQLYAITRDLATYVSANKHILHKYTNEDVSFGSWLIGLDVEHVDERSLCCGIPPDCEWKAQAGNPCGASFDWNCSGVCNPAERMEEVHRRCWEHREAALPQAQES; from the exons ATGGCCGCGTCCAGGCCGCACCACCGGGCGCCGCCGGGGCGCGTGCCCACGAGGTGCGTCGCCGCGCTCTGCGCCGCCTGCTTCCTCCTCGGCGTCTGCGTCGTCAACCG CTACTGGGCGGTCCCCGAGCCACCCGACTGCCGAAGCAAG GCGAATTCTGGCCGTTCGAGGGCCATGCTGAGCCAAGCACAAACCCGCGAAGTCGTCAT CGCGTTGGACAGAACGATATCGGACATCGAGATGCGCCTGGCTGCCGCTAGAGCTGCGCAGATGAGGAGCCAAGGCGTGTCGCCGAGTGATTCAGCCGCTGACCAGGGAAACATGCGACCTAGATTGCTTTTCGTCATGGGTATCATGACCACGTTCAATAATCGGAGGCGCAGAGACTCTATCAGGAAGACGTGGATGCCAGAAGGTAGAGCCT GTGAGGGTTTGCGAAGGCTGGAGAAGGACAAGGGCATTGTCATGCGTTTTGTTATTGGACGAAG TGCAAACCCTGGTCCTGACAGTGAAGTGGAGCGTGCCATGGATGCAGAAGATAAAGAATACAATGATATTCTTAGACTT AATCACGTTGAAGGCCAGGATGGGCTTCCTTTGAAGATTCAGATGTTTCTTTCAACTGCTCTGTCCACGTGGGATGCTGATTTCTATGTCAAAGTTGACGATGATGTTCATGTCAACATCG GTATTACCAGATCGATTTTGGCACGGCATAGGTCAAAACCTCGGGTGTACATCGGCTGCATGAAATCCGGACCTGTGATTGCTAACAA TGAATCTAAATATTACGAACCAGATCATTGGAAGTTTGGGACTGCGGGTAACAACTACTTTAGGCACGCAACACGGCAGCTGTATGCTATAACAAGGGACTTGGCGACCTACGTATCAGCAAACAA GCATATCTTGCACAAATATACAAATGAAGATGTATCATTTGGTTCTTGGTTGATTGGGTTGGATGTTGAGCATGTTGATGAGAGAAGCCTTTGTTGTGGTATTCCTCCAG ACTGCGAATGGAAGGCGCAGGCTGGGAACCCATGTGGGGCATCCTTCGACTGGAACTGCTCCGGCGTCTGCAATCCAGCAGAGAGAATGGAGGAGGTGCACCGGCGATGCTGGGAACATCGCGAGGCTGCTCTGCCACAAGCGCAGGAGTCTTGA